taatggtgtagaaataaaaagggttagtcctaatgcctccatcatttacttactcgggtttaagttggtaaggaacgggaatgtatcgtcgtggcaagttctagagtcgtaagaaccaagcggctattcacacaagaaatgaaaaatgagcatttagtttaaagatatgtatttgtatgctcaataaaggctcaaaactcacttttgtgggaatgggttttatgtgatcaagtatatataatcaaattttaactaagtttgtcatgtcgtttcataagtttcttatgttggttctttttatcacgacgctatcagttgtaaatttgtaaaaatataacctcgttagaacttgaaattcccaaattaaacctagacaagtaaaaagaaaatgaaaatttttgaaaaaatttggggtgattagcggttccaatagagttttgtgtaaggcttgttaattaggacttgcaagattcaaggttttagcatccccccccacacacacacacttaaattacacattgtcctcaatgtgtcccaaaaataaggctttaggttgattgaatgtgtaaaaaagtgtgaaaagcaaaattttatgttactgggcatctggacacggccccgtgtttaggtgccagtaacaaaagtttgtaaaaagaaacagaagcctggacacgggggcgtgttcagtgagcacgccccgtgtccagttacctgaactgggcattttctgcggATTGTgcagcatggggccgtgttgggtgggcacggcccatgctgaacttgctgtaatgaagaaaaatttgtCGGATGGTCCTCTTTTCGTGCATGGGTCGttggtgcaagtttcccttgttatccttcacaaTCCCGAGTGTTCTttatccattacaacatcatcacCTATTTAACTAAAGCCATCATTTCATTTaagtcatagagagaattacataatctTAAAAAGTTAATAATTTAGATAAGTAGGTTAAACGaagcacaagaagcttaaaccaagaagttctagcctaaaagttattctaattagcaaaatttccgaaaagaTAATTCTCTCGGTTGGATGCGGCTTTGAAGAACTTCTTTTTCCGGGCATGGGTTCCTCACACGTCGGCAAGCCATTCCTcgatctcccttgggaggagaaaggCAGGCTCATTTTCATCGGTTTGAGGGGGtgcaacttccaccgggacttcttgtaaaTCTTCAAGTggaggctccgctggaatgtcatcccatccggtaggattgttgactccaagtgctaggttccaatcctcttgagggaggattggctccatgggaggtgttacaagaatgtttaacctctggtgcaagaggttaatttcttgaaaatgttttccagccccaccgtaagataatttatacgatctattaggacctcctccaCCGAAGTCATCTCGTCAAGAGCTTCACGTAATGCCATTACGTATCGTACGAGAGTTGCTTCAATTGATGACCATCTTTCCCTTCGACTGTTCCTGGAGCGCGTAGAAGAGGTTCCACTGTTTTGACTAGACATTCTACGTAAACAAACCAAAAATAGTTCATTCTAATGAAACAGTTcatcgggcacggccccgtgctcaacgagcacgGCCCCgcgttcacctttctgcagatttttgggacAACGAATCTTggagtttcaaattatttttccaaCTTATGAAGCATTTGTTaacagaaataacttaaaacagtgttgtacaacttatttttaacaagattccttggaCAAAAATctaacaaacatcacaataaagcttgggAACAAGCTTCAATGGAGGTGTTGAAacaagaaagatgaagaagaaggcaatgaataaaagaggaaaggacaagatggttgttagaaccatcttttagaaaatacctaggatggtaggtgAGAAGATCctttcaaatctctgtccctggatagtccaaatgtgcaggattcttggctgcatttatagaaaatgacagcatgctagacacggccccgtgtccgctggacacggccccgtgtgcagatgggatcctgacacattttgtccgtattctgacataaagtcagaaaggaatcttttggcggacacgggggcatgttgacctgggcacgaccccgtgtcgaaaggctgattatgaagtttgtctatttttaaggaacttatccggatcgggcggttccttactggatggaacaaccccaaagtgcctaagataccttaattgctctagattaagacgagaacgcaagaggttgtcggtgagggtgattcctatgcaaaatgtaggtggacaagtccaacccttttccgggctttcgttaaagaaggtgtatgccgaatcgctcaggtctatgtatgcaccgaacgaagtcgatggagagtccttcacggcacaatcggcacagggacgactatcgcccaagtctttgctagagttgaaggtagtatcaggaacaacgaagttgtttttatttgaatgtgatcccaacaattcttcttggttatcgtcttgagatgaattaagaaaatccatcttaagttcttttaaccaattaagaattaggtCTTCTAATTGAagtagttcatcaagaagcatttctcctagaaggtccggttgagcgcattcgagggagagataaggattatttttactttcacccctcttaaggctacaggaaaacaatgggtctatatagtggggcttataatttagaaaatagcattctaattctttatgagggccaccacatatttgacaccacgtaccataagagtgccgaaagtaaaaaatatcattatcactcatgtttgtgtcagaaattaccaaccgtcaggatcttacggttctgttttcagtaactgaatcttgggcacggggccgtgttgagtgggcacggccccgtgttcagcttactgtctgacttaaaacaggattgccagttccaatgattgggcacggggcgtgttcagcaggcacggcccgtgctgagttctgcagaagctgaaaaactaccaaaattctaaaaaaaaaagaaaaattaagaaaaaacgattaggccgttgattcctaactttcttaaaatccttgtgtccccggcagcggcgccaaaaccTTGATGCGGGTTGGTGTGTATATGGAATTAAGTATatattaagccctttttacacattagtcaagttttaaatttataaaacacgatattttactaacaccaaacacacatatgggcaagtgcacccatcgtgagcgtagtatagtgttggcaagataccgaggtcgtccaaggacacaagagcttttagtaccggtttatcctcaacgtctaatcaaatcaaaagttagaaaaaggtttttaaattagaaaaataaaactaactaaaatgctgaaaaataaaataaaagtaaaaacagatagacaagatgaatcacttggctccgactcgtgtatagtgtaacctttgattatttccgcacttttgcactttttaagagattatcttagttattgtagtaggcccctcttttgaaggtgacgttaccctcaacccggtagtttgagtcagcaaggatacaatcctaaagggtcggattattgaaagataattaattaagttattaatgcatattgtggtaggcccctcttttgaaggtgacgttaccctcgactaagtagtctgagtcagcagggatacagtcctaagtagccgggttaaaatattaatagtagcttaacttatgaggggatcaaagactttggacccccgccatccaataccggtgggtattgaaggaggtcctactaaatttgacccaggtcctttgcaggatctatacactgaacaatggcaagactcttaccaaaccgttcccttaaccctcgaccaggtagccaacatacctccatatagaccgtggagatatgaatggtgaaaatcttttattttatatagacagtaaaataatgccaagacaccacggacaaacaataaggaagaatcaccttcaacataagaaactagttattaaagtcattaatacataaccaagtaaaaagtgcgaaaagattaaaaataaaaagtattacactagacacttgtcttcaccaagtgatgtaagagacttaggcaaacatggcctttgattgtcaagaactcttacgatcaatcttggatcctgagacgactcacacactctatgatggacaatggatgatggtggtggatgatggtgggtggtgggtgaagtgtgagagaggtggtgtgccaagggatgagttacaagtgatccaagcactcctatttataggctgaacagaagctcgggcacggccccgtgtccatccttctctctttcttcattaattgcagtttgtctgcattagttgaccacgcccccgtatccactgagcacgaccccgtgtgcagaagcgtatctgtactatcaagatttgcctggattctgcgaatcttatagttgatcACGGCCCcttgtccgctgagcacggccctgtggtgggcgatagaaacttctacaactttgtcttttctgctgacacttgggcacgcccccgtgctcactgagcacggggcgtgttcagccttctgtcttcttgattttgcttgggaagatgctgtcggggggtcgggcatgccacgtttgttccttttcttgtatttatgttagatttagttgcctttttgcttcttttgttcatttgagctcatttaatcctgaaaatacaaaaggaagacaaaaacatactgTTTCCAACATTattactaaaaaagggttagttttatgccacaattgatgtaatttatatgttgcattttgtgcacatcaggaAGTAGCTCCAAACCTCTAACTACCCTAACAAAAGAATGGTTAATTCACCCAGATTTCTCGGAGCAGAAATCACTATCGGGGCCCAACTTCCGGATTACATTAACATGAAACTGTGAAAGTTATTGTCAAGTTCGTTCGATGTATTCGCCTGGCAACATTCTAACATGTTCGGAGTTCCGAGAGCATTAGAAGAACATAAACTCAAAGTTTCTCATTCCGTCAAACCTGTGGCTTAAAAGAAATGGAGCATAGCTCTGGCCAATAATAAAGCCATTGCCGAAGATGTTAAAAAACTGTTGGATGTCGGAATAATTAGGGAAGTAAGATACCAGATGGGGGTTTCAAATCCAGTCATGGTCACAAAAAAGGATAGCACTTGGAGAATGTGCGTAGACTTCTCTGGTCTCAACAATGCCTGCCGAAAAGATTGTTATCTGTTTCCAGTGATCGATTTAAAAATTGATTCCGTTGCCAGTTTTCTTGATGCTTACAAAGGCTATCATCAGATCCAGATGGCTCGCAAATGAAGGTTTGTACTGTTACACAAAAATACCATTCAGATTAAAAAATGTAGGAACAACATATCAATGCTAATGGATAAGGCGTTTAAAAGTCAGATCAAATTCCAATTTTCTACGAACTTCATATTCCAATACTCTCCAGCACCGGCAATGATAAAACCGCTTCTcaagacaatctgggattatgttccgttttattACAGTCGTCATGATCAACTACTGCAGAGTGCTCTTCGTGACTTGAAGTTGTACCAAAATCTTCGATCTCTTCCAAGATCAAATTTCTTCGTTTCTCATGATTATTAAACCTCGTTTCGTGATGTGGCCAAACCTttataaaagtagaaaaaaaaacattaacaactaacaaagattgaagaacaaaaGAAGAAAGTGTTCCTCTTTGTTACCAAGCATGTCATCTGAAACAATTAACAAGACATTGTTGTTCAACATGATTTGCTTCCGGTGATCTCTGTTAAACTTCTTCGGGATTTTCTGTACATTCCTGTGttgcagtttggaaagatgaccgaatagagatctgaataaccgaTACAGAAACCGCTtcgtaattttaatgaagcaacgGAGATTGAAGGTGCCAAACAGAAACtattgttaattttaatgaagcaacgGTGATTGATGGTGCCAAACAGAAACTAAATGAATTATGCAACGTTTCCGCATTTTTTGCACTGGCAAAACTCCTCTAGTTGAACTATATTCCATCCAACATATGACACAagataaaagcgcttctctagacaatTTAGGATTATGTTCTGTTTTGTCATAGATTGTGATGAGAATATTTATAAGGCTTTTTTGAAAGTATATGCAAGGTAGCCGTTATGAGGGTTGGTGTAATCTTTAAAAAGCAAGCAGTTAACAAATTCAATAAAATGGCTTGGCCATATCTTGAGGTTGAATGTCTTTAGCACTAACAGAAAACAAACAACTCACATTGAATTCCATACAAGTTTGCGGATCACCATAACTATTGACGATTTTGTATACCCGGTTTGCTTTCTCTAGAATATCTACAATCCAATCAACGCACATTATGCGTTTCAAATCTAGGAACCCATCATTACAACCACCAATATCTTTTGGTGGGCAAGAAATGCTATCATCTATGTGGGGTTTCCATCCATATATTCTGTCTAACATATGACACATTATAAAACCGCTTttctagacaatctgggattatgtttcGTTTTATTATAGTCGTCATGATCAACTACTGCAGAGTGATCTTCGTGACTTGAAGTTGTACCCAAATCTTCGATCTCTTCCAAGATCAAATTTCTTCGTTTTCCATGATTATGAAACCTCGTTTCGTGAGGTGGTCAAACCTttataaaagtagaaaaaaaaaataaaacagtaacaactaacaaagattgaagaacaaaaGAAGAAAGTGTCCCTCTTTGTTACCAAGCATGTCATCTGAAATAATTAATAGGACATTATTGTTCAACAGGATTTGCTTCTGGTGATCTCTGTTAAACTTCTTCCGGATTTTCCTGTACATTCGTGTGttgcagtttggaaagatgaccgaatagagatctgaataaccgaTACAGAAACCGCACTTTTTGCACTGGCAGAACTCCTCTAGTTGAAATATATTTCAGCCAACATATGATACATGGTAAAAGCGCTTcattagacaatctgggattatgttccgttttgtcATAGATAGTGATGAGAATATTTATAAGGCTTTCTTGAAAAGTATATTTAATATCGAATGCGATATTGTTGAATCTCTTGCTACAGCTCTATACATTGATTGTGGACTTAACTTGCAACATACATGGATGGTTTGTTCACGTTCAATAAGATTCCGTAATTATATTTAACAATGTATGAGGCGTGTTAGAAGGACGAAAAGCAACTTGATATACAATACCAGAGGAATGGCGAGTGTTTGAAAATGCAAAACACTACAGGTTTCATCCAACATTTAAATAATATTGGCAAACCAACAAAAAAAGTAACTTGTTACTTGATAAATTAATAACACtaatatatatgttttataaaaataaaataactttaaattatatatgttttataaaaataaaacaaaaatctaCAACCTTTCAACAAAAAAACACAACCAAATACAATCAAACAACAAACTAACAACTATTTTTTCACCAAAACCATACTTTTTGTCCTAAAAATAAACTGTCAGACCAAAACGTCCTGCTTTGACCAAAACGAGGCGTTTTGGTACGAGATCATTAGACAAGGACTGACATGCTCGGCTTTTATCTGTTGATTTTAACCTAAAACGTCCCACTTTTTTTGGGTGTGTGAATAAAGTGGGTGTGCGAATAGCCCGTGCCTTATTTTGGGTGCGTGAATAGACCAAGTGGGTGTGCGTATAGCCCGGGACTTGACAAGTTTTCCTATCCGTTTTCAAAATACAGGTGCAACCATGGCTGGTACCTTCAACCATATGCCTTGCTCTTCAACATCTCCGTCGCCGTCGTCGGTGACGGTGGCTAGGAGCGGTGGTTTATCAACACCATCCTTCTCATGCCGTACACCAATTAATCATCATCGTCCGTACTCCACTTCATCTTCTAGGTTATCAATTTCATCATCCAGTAAAAAAAATCGCCTTCAAATTCTCGCATGCTCTTCTCCTTCACAGCCGCAAAAGACCGCTACTAACTTCACATCCTCCACGAAGCTTTATGTCAGTGGTAAGCTCCGTTTACATTTCAAAAATTATTTCTCCGTTTTGTTATATTTTTAATGTTTACAAAGATGTTATTGTTTCGAAAGTGACGAGAGTATGTTTAATTTGGGGGAAAATTGGATAGTTATATTATTAATTCAATTGTATGTAAACTTCAACAATTGTATTAGATTGTGATGATATCATTAAGGTTACATAAGAGGTGTTTATATAGAACAATCGAGTCACCTTCATCCTCGGGAACATATGGTGCTATAGATCAGCGATGTTAAAAGTGGCGGACACTTTATAATGTCCCGGGAGATCGATCTTGTACGCATTATCATTGATTCGTCGTAGAACATGGAAAGGTCCATCAGCCCGTGGTTGAAGCTTCCCTAAACGTCCCTGTGGAAAACTAAGTGACACAAGGAGACGGTATAGCACGAAACCCTACAAGATTTCTCGTTCGTTATCCGACACAAAGCCTGTTCGCTAAAAAATGCATAGAATTCTTTATCATACGTGCTATACCGTTTCCTTGTGTCACTTAGTTTTTCGCTAAAATATGAAATAGGACGTTCGTGTTGACTCAAAACGCCCCCAATGTCCACTCCCGAAGCATCACATTcgacatgaaaaacatgttcaaagTTTGGTAAGGCAAGAACGGTGCGTTGGTGACGACGGTTTTAAGAGCATCGAACGAGTGTTGGGCGGCGGAAGACCAAATTCCAGCTCAGAAACTCATTGTTGCACCCCCCTGCGCGcaggtaggacttgtggtaaaacatgtcataaaacTACAATGGAGTAGTAAAGGCTTTACCTTATAAACAACCACTCACtttgttcccacaccaatgtgggacaaagtatttaccacattttgagacttttattcacacacccaaaacttacaacatataagtcctaaacttttgctaataactattagctacatgatcttaaatggcatatataatagttattttaattttatatgtggaatctttatttattttcaaagcataacatattttttatatttttttttctctatgtgtgcttttcttaaaaaagcccACGTTTTTTTTGCGCAttgcgcctaggctccgggcaaggccgatgcgcctcgcctgcgccttgcgtctttgacaacataggcCTGATAGTTGGTCCGGAACCGTAACTGCTGTTGCTAGCACTTCAGAATCGAGTAAGTTCACGTTTGTGAAGATGCGGGATCTTATTTTGGGAGAGGATGCTCGACGTCGTGGTTCAGGTGAGTCTTCTAGTTCTTTGTTGAGCACAGAGGCCAGGGGAAGAAAAAATCAGCGGGAAAGTCGTCAGAGCAAGAGGAGTGTATCTAAGGCTCGAAAGGATGTGGTATGTTGGAATTGCAATGAAGTAGGATACTTT
Above is a window of Helianthus annuus cultivar XRQ/B chromosome 14, HanXRQr2.0-SUNRISE, whole genome shotgun sequence DNA encoding:
- the LOC110908412 gene encoding organelle RRM domain-containing protein 6, chloroplastic, with the translated sequence MAGTFNHMPCSSTSPSPSSVTVARSGGLSTPSFSCRTPINHHRPYSTSSSRLSISSSSKKNRLQILACSSPSQPQKTATNFTSSTKLYVSGLSFRTSEESLRNAFQSFGQLIEVNLVMDKIANRPRGFAFLRYATKEESEKAIEGMHGKFLDGRVIFVEYAKPRSQLNQGVKQDSKPYR